In one Echinicola marina genomic region, the following are encoded:
- a CDS encoding glycosyltransferase family 4 protein codes for MNKTLQTNHNGMRFLFLDAKIINIISKNEKPSGGAAVQSFGWAKGLVETGHEVFIMTDLIKGGELKEEVKDLQLIPLYDERKGLRWIRWIYYRFPDLYTKIKKIQPDYLYQSVPGWSSFLIGIICKQLGVKYILRISNDYFLDDRFKNMHSTLHGFFMKLGMGMTDIILCQNDYQLGQLQKKHPHIRTKKITNPILYQSNNSLVGDKKKRKYIAWLGIFQSQKNLKLLYEIATILTDTHICIAGKETSKIDKTSLLYLNKLRTMPNVTFMGFVDRNGVLPFLKGAKFLLNTSHYEGFSNTFLEAMTVGTPILSTPNVNPDGIIDRHQLGLIYANANQLSSQLDSLKPEEYKQLSENVIDYVSKNHNYKILAKNLVNILQAN; via the coding sequence ATGAACAAGACTTTACAAACCAACCACAATGGTATGCGCTTTTTGTTTTTAGATGCAAAAATCATCAATATCATCTCGAAAAATGAGAAACCTTCTGGAGGAGCTGCTGTCCAGTCTTTTGGCTGGGCAAAAGGTCTTGTAGAAACTGGACATGAGGTTTTCATTATGACCGATCTCATCAAGGGGGGAGAACTAAAAGAGGAAGTGAAAGATCTCCAATTAATCCCACTATATGATGAGCGAAAAGGCTTAAGGTGGATACGATGGATATATTACCGCTTTCCTGATTTGTATACAAAAATAAAAAAGATACAACCAGATTATCTCTATCAAAGTGTCCCGGGCTGGAGTAGTTTTTTGATTGGTATCATTTGCAAGCAATTGGGTGTGAAATATATTTTGCGTATATCCAACGATTACTTTTTGGATGATAGGTTTAAAAATATGCATTCTACTTTACATGGCTTCTTCATGAAATTAGGCATGGGAATGACCGATATTATTCTTTGCCAGAACGATTACCAACTTGGCCAGTTACAAAAAAAACATCCACATATCAGAACAAAAAAAATCACTAATCCCATTCTTTATCAATCAAACAATAGTTTGGTTGGTGATAAAAAGAAAAGGAAATACATTGCTTGGTTAGGAATATTTCAGTCACAGAAAAATCTGAAACTATTATACGAAATCGCCACAATACTCACTGACACCCATATTTGTATTGCTGGAAAAGAAACCTCAAAAATAGATAAAACTAGCCTTCTTTATCTAAATAAACTAAGAACCATGCCCAATGTGACTTTCATGGGATTTGTGGACAGAAATGGAGTGCTCCCCTTTCTTAAAGGTGCTAAATTCCTGTTAAACACCTCTCATTACGAAGGTTTCAGCAATACATTTCTTGAAGCAATGACGGTAGGAACCCCTATCCTATCTACTCCAAATGTAAATCCAGATGGTATTATAGACAGACATCAGCTGGGATTGATCTATGCGAATGCCAACCAACTTTCAAGTCAACTGGATTCATTGAAACCTGAAGAATACAAACAACTATCAGAAAACGTCATTGACTATGTATCTAAAAACCACAACTATAAAATATTAGCTAAGAACTTAGTAAATATCCTTCAAGCAAACTGA
- a CDS encoding UDP-glucuronic acid decarboxylase family protein, with protein MDRTKKVKRILVTGGAGFLGSHLCKKLLTEGHEVLCVDNFFTGRRQNIHSLLDNKNFELLRHDITFPLYVEVDEIYNLACPASPVHYQFDPVQTTKTSVVGAINMLGLAKRLKIKILQASTSEVYGDPSIHPQTESYWGNVNPIGPRACYDEGKRCAETLFFDYHRQNNVEIKVVRIFNTYGPHMQLNDGRVVSNFIMQALRNDSITIFGDGSQTRSFCYVEDMIDGLHKMMESDKDLTGPVNIGNPTEFTMLELAEKIIKITGSKSQIAFMELPQDDPKQRKPDITIAKKNLGWTPNIDLELGLTRSIEYFEKLIFDKTVKNNSSKINYERV; from the coding sequence ATGGACAGAACAAAAAAAGTAAAGAGAATACTAGTAACCGGCGGAGCTGGTTTTTTAGGTTCACATTTATGCAAGAAGCTATTGACGGAAGGACACGAGGTACTTTGTGTAGATAATTTTTTTACTGGTAGAAGACAGAATATACATTCCTTATTAGATAACAAAAACTTTGAACTACTTCGTCACGACATCACTTTTCCGCTTTATGTAGAAGTAGATGAGATTTATAACTTAGCATGTCCTGCCAGCCCTGTACACTATCAGTTTGACCCAGTTCAAACAACCAAAACTTCTGTAGTAGGTGCTATAAATATGTTAGGATTAGCCAAAAGACTCAAAATAAAAATTCTTCAGGCCAGTACATCTGAAGTCTATGGAGATCCGTCCATTCATCCCCAAACAGAGAGTTATTGGGGAAATGTAAACCCCATTGGTCCAAGGGCATGCTATGATGAAGGAAAAAGGTGTGCTGAGACATTGTTTTTCGATTATCATAGACAAAACAATGTAGAAATTAAAGTTGTGAGAATATTCAATACCTATGGACCTCATATGCAATTAAACGATGGCAGGGTAGTCAGTAACTTTATAATGCAGGCCTTAAGGAATGACTCCATTACCATTTTTGGCGACGGATCTCAGACAAGGAGTTTTTGCTATGTGGAAGATATGATAGATGGATTGCATAAAATGATGGAGTCTGATAAAGACTTAACGGGACCGGTTAATATAGGAAACCCGACAGAATTCACTATGCTTGAATTAGCTGAGAAAATCATAAAAATTACGGGAAGTAAAAGTCAGATTGCATTTATGGAATTACCACAAGATGATCCGAAACAGCGTAAACCCGATATTACGATAGCCAAAAAAAATCTGGGATGGACACCAAATATTGACTTGGAATTAGGCCTGACGCGATCAATTGAATACTTTGAAAAGCTAATATTTGACAAAACTGTTAAAAACAATTCCTCCAAGATCAATTATGAAAGGGTCTAG
- a CDS encoding UDP-glucose dehydrogenase family protein, translated as MNISIFGLGYVGCVSLGCLAQNGHQITGVDVNEFKVGLINKGKPTILEKDIDHIISKAHKEGKINATTCVDEAINNTDISIICVGTPSSPHGHLDLSYIYRTAEGIGEALKEKDSFHIVVIRSTVLPGTNQKVGEIIAGQSQKVRGKDFTVISNPEFLREGSAVKDYYHPAVTVIGGDHKEAMDKVASIYEQLDAPVEITDIKIAELIKYVNNSFHALKITFANEVGNICKALEIDSHKVMSLFCMDKHLNISSTYFKPGYAYGGSCLPKDLKGLVTLGHDNYLTTPVLSSISPSNEAQKKKAYQLIENSGKKNICMIGLSFKEGTDDLRYSPSVDLSETLIGKGYHLTIFDENVQLSKLIGANEAYINEKLPHLSELLSTDLEQAIQDADVIIINHKSFDPAPYMPLLEKKTKVIDLVRLDQIMKLPNYEGLCW; from the coding sequence ATGAATATTTCAATTTTTGGATTGGGTTATGTGGGATGTGTCAGTCTAGGCTGCCTCGCCCAAAATGGCCATCAAATTACAGGGGTAGATGTCAATGAGTTTAAAGTTGGACTGATCAACAAAGGGAAACCTACCATTTTGGAGAAGGACATCGATCATATTATTTCCAAAGCCCATAAAGAGGGAAAAATCAACGCTACCACTTGTGTAGATGAAGCCATAAACAATACCGACATAAGCATTATCTGTGTAGGGACACCTTCATCTCCACACGGGCATTTGGATCTTTCCTATATCTATAGGACCGCTGAAGGCATTGGTGAAGCGTTAAAAGAAAAAGATAGTTTCCATATCGTGGTCATTAGAAGTACAGTACTTCCTGGCACCAATCAAAAGGTAGGAGAAATCATCGCCGGACAGTCCCAAAAAGTCCGAGGGAAAGATTTTACCGTCATTTCCAACCCTGAATTTCTCAGAGAGGGTTCAGCTGTCAAGGATTATTACCATCCGGCGGTTACCGTCATAGGCGGAGATCATAAAGAAGCCATGGACAAAGTAGCCTCCATTTATGAGCAACTTGATGCGCCTGTAGAAATAACCGACATAAAAATTGCAGAATTAATCAAATACGTCAATAACTCTTTTCATGCACTAAAAATCACCTTTGCCAATGAGGTGGGAAATATTTGCAAAGCCCTGGAAATTGATTCTCACAAAGTAATGTCCCTTTTCTGCATGGACAAACATTTAAACATCTCCAGCACCTATTTCAAACCTGGATATGCCTATGGCGGTTCTTGTTTACCCAAAGATCTCAAAGGTCTAGTAACGCTTGGACATGATAATTACCTGACCACACCTGTCCTAAGCAGCATTTCCCCTTCCAATGAAGCCCAGAAAAAAAAGGCCTATCAACTGATCGAAAATAGCGGCAAAAAAAATATATGTATGATTGGCCTGAGTTTTAAGGAAGGCACAGATGACTTGAGGTACAGTCCCTCAGTAGACTTATCAGAAACACTTATTGGAAAAGGCTACCACCTTACCATCTTTGATGAGAATGTTCAGCTTTCAAAGTTGATTGGCGCCAACGAAGCCTATATCAACGAAAAACTGCCTCATTTATCCGAACTGCTATCCACCGACTTGGAGCAAGCCATCCAAGATGCTGATGTAATTATCATCAACCATAAAAGTTTTGATCCTGCCCCCTATATGCCGCTATTGGAAAAAAAAACTAAAGTCATTGATTTGGTAAGGCTTGATCAGATAATGAAACTGCCAAACTATGAAGGCTTATGTTGGTAA
- a CDS encoding lipopolysaccharide biosynthesis protein has protein sequence MNKISIQKKSKQNLKQYGYLNSITAIIDHVGVQLTGFIINPFIVHGLGNSLYGVWQMLTQMTGYANMADIRATQVLKWSISKKRDIATDEELQSEVMTALFITAIIVPFIVIIGAIIVWYAPYLTNIEEQYFNLIRITCSLLILILVVHKIFDLFESVLRGMNLGFKGMGARAGVMALGGALKVLAITQGYGLIGLAAAQLFTVLALGLTFAFIVYKNVPWFGFGKTNNDKIKIYGKLSGWFMALMLTKMMLVSSDKIVLGYIIGPIFVTKYTLTLFTSFAIKGIVSAITNGIIPGIGGIFGKGEFEKVQNARNIIITINWILVCTFGISVLLFNQSFIGLWVGSEHYAGNLENLLILIIAIQYIFFQMDSDIINLSLKLQIKVLLTFLAASISILLAFLLVKDFGILGLCASVILGRLFLTIGYPVVIKKRIKDYSHLFSIKSLRPIISSLFLLSLACYMGQWVHIDNWYYLIFTGVITLPIGTLFIWWLGISPDNRKNVLEVISKIKFFKTN, from the coding sequence ATGAATAAAATCTCTATCCAAAAGAAGTCAAAACAGAACCTTAAACAGTACGGATACCTCAACTCAATCACTGCTATAATAGATCATGTTGGCGTACAATTGACCGGCTTTATCATTAACCCATTCATTGTTCATGGTTTAGGCAATTCACTATATGGTGTTTGGCAAATGTTGACCCAAATGACTGGTTATGCAAATATGGCTGACATCCGGGCAACACAAGTCCTTAAATGGTCAATTTCAAAAAAAAGGGATATTGCCACGGATGAAGAACTTCAAAGTGAGGTAATGACGGCTTTATTCATTACTGCTATCATTGTTCCTTTTATCGTGATCATTGGGGCTATCATTGTCTGGTATGCTCCCTACTTGACCAATATTGAAGAACAATATTTTAATTTAATTAGAATCACTTGTTCTTTGTTAATCCTCATCTTGGTAGTACATAAAATTTTCGACCTATTCGAATCAGTACTAAGAGGGATGAATTTGGGGTTTAAGGGAATGGGAGCACGAGCAGGTGTAATGGCTCTTGGAGGCGCCCTGAAAGTCCTAGCCATCACCCAAGGATACGGGTTGATCGGTTTGGCCGCTGCACAACTATTTACAGTGCTAGCATTAGGCTTAACCTTCGCTTTTATCGTCTACAAAAATGTTCCATGGTTTGGATTTGGAAAAACAAACAACGACAAAATAAAAATCTATGGAAAATTAAGCGGCTGGTTTATGGCCTTGATGCTCACCAAAATGATGTTGGTAAGCAGTGATAAAATCGTTCTGGGATATATCATAGGACCAATATTTGTCACCAAATACACTCTGACATTATTTACCTCATTTGCAATCAAAGGAATTGTTTCAGCCATTACAAATGGCATTATTCCTGGTATAGGAGGGATTTTTGGTAAAGGGGAATTTGAAAAAGTCCAAAATGCCAGAAATATAATCATTACCATTAACTGGATACTGGTCTGTACATTTGGAATATCCGTATTGCTGTTCAATCAATCATTTATAGGACTTTGGGTAGGATCAGAACATTATGCTGGAAACCTCGAAAATCTATTGATCCTGATCATTGCTATACAATACATTTTCTTCCAGATGGACAGTGATATCATTAATCTGTCCCTAAAGCTACAAATCAAGGTCTTGCTTACATTCTTGGCCGCTTCTATTTCAATTTTGTTGGCATTTCTGTTGGTGAAGGACTTTGGCATTCTTGGACTTTGTGCCAGTGTCATATTGGGCCGTTTATTCCTGACTATAGGTTATCCTGTTGTTATCAAAAAACGGATCAAAGACTATAGTCACTTATTTTCCATAAAATCATTAAGGCCCATTATTTCTAGCTTATTCTTGCTTTCATTGGCCTGCTATATGGGACAGTGGGTTCATATAGACAACTGGTATTACCTGATTTTTACAGGAGTCATCACTTTACCTATTGGAACCTTGTTCATTTGGTGGCTGGGCATCAGTCCTGATAACAGGAAAAATGTCCTAGAAGTAATATCAAAGATTAAATTCTTCAAAACAAACTAG
- a CDS encoding glycosyltransferase: MEKINFPSRVKSNLVNFKWAIIHTFFGLRYQLSLIFKLPLQKQVEWLSPPISPPVYWISIDRVEYHGSLAYPPRGRWCHTDDWDLHKIYKLPSIFEKVPKDAKKYDVHQTIRKMFLLKKKYKKTPQYKNMMDKVKHGDPNPPQGCYTQKAIKDYFKQLKKAYKSMKEKGYLTQAQQGKSPVEEIRLHVTRNGKLCLGTGGNHRIRMAELLGITNVPFLLRGIQAEWVMKLCKETGLPPHKALKKWINESFSTVKSIGSTDNHSIHMTKKIQKRILFYIGSLLAGGKERRLLELLKFLKANSHIEMMLVLTVDRIHYMEFLDLGIPIKILDESNKGFKLNIISRFYRLCKAFQPDIIHTWGAKQTLYTLPAVYRLNIPLVNSQIASAPPKIRKTSVGYWINELNFKFSHLVLSNSKAGIEAYSPPESKSKVIYNGLSFSRFENLPNKESIKAKYQVKSPYLVIMSASFSPNKDHKLFLEIAKKVTALREDISFLGIGAHDHPDNPFFSEVLKASEDYPRINYPGRIDDVEALVNACDLGLMFSNTSIHGEGISNSIMEYMALAKPVIANDAGGTKELIFNNKNGYLITDHTIDQIVEMVIELIDNKEKSQRFGKRGRQIIEESFTIEKMGKGFMKVYENCMVNKISFGNEKSSHISVLNKPEYVQSNS; encoded by the coding sequence ATGGAAAAAATTAATTTTCCCTCTCGGGTAAAAAGCAATTTGGTCAATTTCAAGTGGGCCATTATACACACATTCTTTGGTCTCAGGTACCAATTATCATTGATATTTAAGCTACCCTTACAAAAACAAGTGGAATGGTTATCCCCTCCTATTAGTCCTCCTGTTTATTGGATTAGCATTGATCGGGTGGAATACCATGGCAGCTTGGCCTACCCTCCACGAGGAAGATGGTGCCATACAGATGACTGGGATCTCCACAAAATATATAAACTCCCCTCAATTTTTGAAAAAGTCCCCAAGGATGCTAAAAAGTATGATGTACACCAAACCATCAGAAAAATGTTTCTCCTCAAAAAGAAATACAAAAAAACACCACAATATAAAAACATGATGGACAAGGTGAAACATGGAGATCCTAATCCACCACAAGGTTGTTACACGCAAAAAGCTATAAAAGATTATTTCAAACAATTGAAAAAAGCCTATAAGTCCATGAAGGAAAAGGGCTATCTGACCCAAGCGCAGCAGGGAAAATCTCCCGTTGAGGAAATTCGCCTTCATGTGACCCGAAATGGCAAGCTTTGCCTAGGCACAGGAGGGAACCATCGGATAAGAATGGCAGAACTACTTGGTATCACTAATGTCCCATTTTTATTAAGGGGAATCCAAGCTGAATGGGTAATGAAATTATGCAAAGAAACCGGTCTTCCTCCACACAAGGCCTTGAAAAAGTGGATAAATGAAAGTTTTTCAACTGTAAAATCTATTGGGTCCACTGATAACCACTCCATCCATATGACAAAAAAAATACAAAAACGGATACTTTTCTATATAGGAAGCTTACTGGCCGGGGGAAAGGAACGCAGACTTTTGGAATTATTGAAGTTTCTAAAAGCCAACAGCCATATAGAGATGATGCTGGTCCTCACAGTGGATAGAATTCATTATATGGAATTTCTGGATTTAGGCATTCCCATTAAAATTCTTGACGAAAGCAACAAAGGATTCAAACTCAATATCATTTCCCGCTTTTATCGACTTTGCAAGGCTTTCCAACCTGATATAATCCATACTTGGGGAGCCAAACAAACCTTATATACCCTACCAGCAGTTTATAGGCTAAATATCCCTTTGGTCAATAGCCAAATTGCCTCTGCACCGCCAAAAATACGCAAAACTTCCGTCGGATATTGGATCAATGAACTCAACTTCAAATTTTCCCATCTTGTGTTATCCAATTCTAAGGCAGGCATAGAGGCCTATTCACCTCCTGAAAGTAAAAGTAAGGTTATATACAATGGACTTAGCTTTAGCAGGTTTGAAAACCTTCCCAACAAAGAATCCATAAAGGCTAAATATCAGGTTAAATCCCCCTATTTGGTGATAATGTCTGCTTCATTCTCCCCCAATAAGGATCATAAACTATTCCTTGAAATTGCCAAAAAGGTAACCGCTTTGCGGGAAGACATATCTTTTTTGGGAATTGGAGCCCATGACCATCCAGACAACCCTTTTTTTTCAGAGGTTTTGAAGGCATCCGAGGACTATCCCAGAATTAATTACCCTGGTAGGATTGACGATGTAGAAGCACTGGTCAATGCATGTGATCTGGGCCTGATGTTTTCCAATACCTCAATACATGGAGAGGGCATATCCAATTCCATCATGGAATACATGGCCTTAGCAAAACCAGTCATCGCCAATGATGCTGGCGGCACAAAAGAGCTGATATTTAATAATAAGAACGGTTATTTGATAACCGATCACACCATAGATCAAATCGTAGAAATGGTCATTGAGCTGATTGATAATAAAGAAAAAAGCCAACGTTTTGGTAAGAGAGGAAGACAGATCATAGAGGAATCCTTCACCATCGAAAAAATGGGAAAAGGGTTTATGAAGGTTTACGAGAACTGCATGGTCAACAAGATCTCATTTGGAAATGAGAAATCATCCCATATTTCAGTTCTTAATAAACCGGAGTATGTCCAAAGTAATAGTTAA
- a CDS encoding DUF354 domain-containing protein: MKLLIDIKHPAQLNLFKALAKELKEEGSEVTICYLKRGKLPKIIQAEYPGFTPIPVGSSKGTKWSIIWHGNLKRTASFLSLINKNHYEICIAASSIPLAMACKLTSTPIIQFYDDPERGQVNKINEILSDQLFFPPIVEANGKVSTFNCLKEWSYLSPKRFKPNPKILLNQGLKPYEYVFIREVSNKSFNYYGQQADIVQAFSSDIHAEAQVILSLEDKSKIDDYPKTWKILEEPVEDIHSLIYYSKLVISSGDSMAREGAMLGVPSVYCGTRTMKANEILMDKGLLQHLPGETALPFINRTISNPFDQENQHIVREVLMADWCDMVDFMKEKIQYYKRH, encoded by the coding sequence ATGAAGCTACTCATCGATATTAAACATCCTGCCCAACTCAATTTGTTCAAAGCCCTGGCCAAGGAACTAAAAGAGGAAGGTTCGGAAGTAACCATCTGCTATCTGAAAAGGGGGAAATTACCCAAGATTATCCAAGCTGAATACCCTGGATTTACGCCTATTCCAGTAGGTAGCAGCAAAGGCACCAAATGGTCAATTATTTGGCATGGAAACCTTAAAAGGACGGCTTCCTTTCTGTCATTGATCAATAAAAACCATTATGAAATCTGCATCGCTGCCAGTAGCATTCCACTGGCCATGGCATGTAAACTTACTTCCACTCCCATCATTCAGTTTTATGATGATCCAGAGAGAGGCCAGGTAAATAAGATCAATGAAATTTTGTCCGATCAATTGTTCTTCCCTCCCATTGTGGAAGCCAATGGCAAGGTTTCCACCTTCAATTGCCTGAAAGAATGGAGTTATCTGAGCCCAAAAAGATTCAAACCAAACCCCAAAATCCTGCTAAACCAAGGCCTTAAACCTTATGAATATGTATTTATCCGTGAGGTCAGTAATAAATCCTTCAACTATTACGGACAGCAAGCAGACATTGTCCAAGCTTTTTCCAGTGATATTCATGCAGAAGCCCAGGTCATACTTTCACTTGAGGACAAAAGTAAGATAGACGATTATCCCAAAACCTGGAAAATACTTGAAGAACCTGTAGAAGATATACATTCCTTGATTTACTATTCAAAACTTGTGATCTCCTCTGGTGACAGCATGGCCAGGGAAGGAGCCATGCTGGGTGTTCCCAGCGTTTACTGTGGGACGAGGACCATGAAGGCCAATGAAATCCTGATGGATAAGGGCCTTCTTCAACATTTACCCGGTGAAACAGCCCTACCTTTTATCAACAGGACCATTTCCAATCCATTTGACCAAGAAAATCAGCATATAGTAAGAGAGGTATTGATGGCTGATTGGTGTGATATGGTAGATTTTATGAAAGAAAAAATTCAATACTATAAAAGACATTAA
- a CDS encoding nucleoside/nucleotide kinase family protein: MKALQQSGIRFLHWKGNQHIMDSLEGKSDMEILVDPKHKETFESILRKLKFRKAISPKWNTYPKVEDWIGFDQKTGNLLHLHTHYAIVTGVKYVKHLYLPWLEEYFSQLKTDEKSGWPIPKPELESLVLFIRIWAKMPLTNRIKKAPEVSKERLEELVGLLQQCEDQKLLKTCWNLQLKIPEGFMDAVKKIRLEADQKETVRIAKYFYTQVKRHYRKSWISSLAQSYYYTYYLKVTSFFFRFFSPMSYKKKLLTGGKIMALVGSDGAGKSTLCEDIVKWLTFKLDTHYFYMGKYPFIRSYNKVLFSPSKLLHSKTKFSKKLRKILGDYYYLILPQRKIDMLQLAKKISLGGSLIICDRFPQNNVLHMHDGPHLQNGVQSKKSAKEWSLFKKIEMMEPDMIFKLKVSPEIATQRKSSHDTEAIKRKCENLDNLSFRHAKVIEINACPPYHEVLLKIKNEIWNNLS, from the coding sequence TTGAAAGCATTACAGCAATCAGGAATTCGCTTTTTACATTGGAAGGGCAACCAGCACATTATGGATTCACTGGAAGGTAAATCCGACATGGAAATCCTTGTGGATCCCAAGCACAAGGAGACTTTTGAATCCATTCTGAGAAAACTCAAATTCAGAAAAGCCATTAGCCCAAAGTGGAATACCTACCCCAAAGTTGAGGACTGGATAGGTTTTGATCAAAAAACAGGGAATTTACTCCACTTACATACACACTATGCCATAGTTACTGGAGTCAAATATGTAAAACACCTTTACCTACCCTGGCTAGAGGAATATTTCTCCCAGTTGAAAACAGACGAAAAATCAGGCTGGCCGATCCCAAAACCTGAATTGGAATCATTAGTCCTCTTCATTCGCATTTGGGCAAAGATGCCCCTAACAAATAGGATTAAAAAAGCTCCGGAAGTATCGAAAGAACGACTAGAAGAGTTGGTAGGTTTACTCCAACAATGTGAGGACCAAAAGCTTCTAAAGACCTGTTGGAATTTGCAACTTAAAATCCCTGAGGGATTTATGGATGCCGTCAAAAAAATCAGATTAGAAGCTGATCAAAAAGAAACTGTTCGGATCGCCAAATACTTTTACACACAAGTAAAAAGACATTATCGAAAATCTTGGATCAGTTCCTTGGCCCAATCCTATTACTATACTTATTACCTCAAAGTAACTTCTTTTTTTTTTCGTTTCTTTTCTCCTATGAGTTATAAGAAAAAACTTCTCACGGGAGGAAAAATCATGGCATTAGTAGGGAGTGATGGTGCGGGAAAGAGCACCTTATGTGAAGACATCGTGAAATGGCTTACTTTCAAACTGGATACACATTATTTCTATATGGGAAAATATCCTTTTATCCGGTCTTATAATAAAGTGCTGTTTTCACCTTCCAAGCTTCTTCATTCTAAGACCAAATTCTCAAAAAAACTTAGAAAAATACTAGGAGATTATTATTACCTGATCCTGCCGCAACGAAAAATAGACATGCTTCAATTAGCCAAAAAAATTAGCCTAGGCGGCAGTTTGATTATATGCGACCGATTTCCTCAAAACAATGTCCTTCATATGCACGATGGCCCACATCTTCAAAATGGGGTGCAATCAAAAAAATCAGCCAAAGAATGGTCCTTATTCAAAAAGATCGAAATGATGGAACCTGATATGATTTTCAAATTAAAGGTAAGTCCGGAAATAGCTACCCAACGGAAGTCAAGCCATGATACCGAAGCCATCAAACGAAAATGTGAAAATCTCGATAATCTTTCATTTAGACATGCCAAGGTAATAGAAATCAATGCCTGTCCGCCCTATCATGAGGTATTATTAAAAATAAAAAATGAAATCTGGAACAATCTTTCATAA
- a CDS encoding glycosyltransferase family 4 protein produces MKILYVSRSKTHKPHPFIFEQANILSNHYGHQIEHYLINKGGLLGYIKSSFSIYRKVKTHAVEIIHVHYGLSAIAVIIARMLSMKKVKVIITFHGSDINKGSERIFSLFAANYSAHNILVSHKMSRFFHKNYSIIPCGIDTQIELNFRKMTRQEKGWTDDDFIILFSSSFDRKEKDPEFAFKVINYFKAKCPHKVIFIELKGYHREQITQLMQAADVMLLCSHMEGSPQVIKESILNSLPVITNDVGDIRFICEKVDNCFIVPKTLDDYVYYLKYLSERKLRIRNRNPILEKFDNQQIAQKINKIYCDVNKN; encoded by the coding sequence ATGAAAATCCTATATGTAAGTAGATCAAAAACCCATAAACCCCACCCCTTCATTTTTGAACAAGCCAATATTCTGTCCAACCATTATGGACATCAAATTGAACATTATTTGATCAATAAAGGAGGCCTCTTGGGCTATATCAAATCCAGTTTTTCAATTTATAGAAAAGTTAAAACACATGCTGTAGAAATCATCCATGTCCACTACGGACTTTCTGCCATTGCTGTAATTATTGCGAGGATGCTGTCCATGAAAAAAGTAAAGGTGATCATCACTTTTCATGGAAGCGACATCAATAAAGGAAGTGAAAGGATCTTTTCTTTGTTTGCAGCTAATTATTCTGCCCACAATATCCTGGTATCCCACAAAATGTCCAGATTCTTTCATAAAAACTATTCCATTATTCCCTGTGGAATTGACACCCAAATAGAATTGAATTTCAGAAAAATGACCAGACAGGAAAAGGGCTGGACTGATGATGATTTTATCATCCTCTTTTCCTCAAGTTTTGACAGAAAGGAAAAAGACCCTGAATTTGCATTCAAAGTAATTAACTACTTTAAGGCTAAATGTCCACATAAAGTAATATTCATAGAACTAAAGGGCTACCACAGAGAGCAAATCACACAGCTAATGCAAGCTGCTGATGTCATGCTGTTGTGCAGTCATATGGAAGGCAGCCCTCAGGTCATCAAGGAATCCATTTTAAATTCATTACCTGTGATCACCAATGATGTCGGCGATATCAGGTTCATTTGTGAAAAAGTAGACAATTGTTTTATTGTCCCCAAAACCTTGGATGACTATGTATATTATCTCAAATACCTATCTGAAAGAAAGCTACGTATTCGTAATAGAAACCCGATTTTAGAAAAATTTGACAATCAGCAGATTGCTCAAAAAATAAATAAAATCTACTGCGATGTAAATAAAAACTAA